From a single Lytechinus pictus isolate F3 Inbred unplaced genomic scaffold, Lp3.0 scaffold_19, whole genome shotgun sequence genomic region:
- the LOC129260794 gene encoding uncharacterized protein LOC129260794 isoform X2 has product MEPDNKVLPPNLRREWLFSPACCHGDKSNEFTLMNYNILADCHFKEDWYPYCPQGFRKMSERHQALLQEIKHHDPDIVCLQEVGPDYFVDQLNPEMYSLGYHCVYMKKVRGVMEGEATFYKKNRFEMTDQKGVVYNELAAKACEKANLSNDARESVLSYIERDHLVLFTKLQDIKTKKTVCIGNTHLLFDDYKNIDVITVQAGLAINAMIDFAGGVDHAHILCGDFNQEPHMTGYQLMHDGKLNTDGEQFIRQYPIKIGNKRKSLLDVLPLCFKHNSVGLKSAYKTVAADFKARCYVSLPYIAG; this is encoded by the exons ATGGAACCCGACAATAAAGTTCTGCCACCTAACTTGCGAAGGGAATGGCTGTTCTCACCAGCATGTTGTCATGGAGATAAGAGTAATGAATTTACTCTTATGAACTATAACATCCTTGCTGATTGTCATTTCAAGGAGGACTGGTATCCATACTGCCCTCAGGGGTTCCGTAAGATGTCAGAAAGACACCAAGCCTTATTACAAGAGATTAAACATCATGATCCAGACATTGTTTGTTTACAAGAG GTTGGACCAGATTATTTTGTAGATCAGCTCAATCCAGAGATGTATTCTCTTGGTTACCATTGTGTTTATATGAAGAAAGTAAGAGGTGTAATGGAAGGAGAGGCAacattttacaagaaaaatagaTTTGAAATGACTGATCAGAAGGGAGTGGTTTATAATGAGCTGGCAGCAAAG GCATGTGAAAAGGCTAACCTTTCCAACGATGCCCGGGAGAGTGTATTGTCTTACATTGAACGGGATCACCTGGTTCTTTTTACAAAGCTACAAGAtatcaaaacaaagaaaacagtcTGCATTGGAAATACACATCTACTGTTTGATGACTATAAGAACATTGATGTTATAACAGTACAG GCAGGTTTAGCTATCAACGCCATGATAGATTTTGCTGGGGGTGTAGACCACGCCCACATCCTATGTGGAGATTTCAACCAGGAACCTCATATGACTGGATATCAGCTGATGCATGATGGGAAACTCAATACTGATGGAGAGCAATTTATCCGTCAATACCCAATCAAGAttggaaacaaaagaaaa AGTCTACTTGATGTCTTGCCTCTGTGTTTCAAGCATAACTCGGTTGGGTTGAAAAGTGCCTACAAAACAGTTGCT gcagatttcaaagcaagatgttacgtaagcttgccttacatagcaggatga
- the LOC129260794 gene encoding uncharacterized protein LOC129260794 isoform X1, producing MEPDNKVLPPNLRREWLFSPACCHGDKSNEFTLMNYNILADCHFKEDWYPYCPQGFRKMSERHQALLQEIKHHDPDIVCLQEVGPDYFVDQLNPEMYSLGYHCVYMKKVRGVMEGEATFYKKNRFEMTDQKGVVYNELAAKACEKANLSNDARESVLSYIERDHLVLFTKLQDIKTKKTVCIGNTHLLFDDYKNIDVITVQAGLAINAMIDFAGGVDHAHILCGDFNQEPHMTGYQLMHDGKLNTDGEQFIRQYPIKIGNKRKSLLDVLPLCFKHNSVGLKSAYKTVAGEEIPFSDVDDYLGVEWSDVIKDPAEIIEPPPPKRPRKVFRTDPLKYGEKKYIAPLDYQWFDSHSLSCYGVLEMVDEREIFPFYACPNKYFSSDHLSVMCRYKFM from the exons ATGGAACCCGACAATAAAGTTCTGCCACCTAACTTGCGAAGGGAATGGCTGTTCTCACCAGCATGTTGTCATGGAGATAAGAGTAATGAATTTACTCTTATGAACTATAACATCCTTGCTGATTGTCATTTCAAGGAGGACTGGTATCCATACTGCCCTCAGGGGTTCCGTAAGATGTCAGAAAGACACCAAGCCTTATTACAAGAGATTAAACATCATGATCCAGACATTGTTTGTTTACAAGAG GTTGGACCAGATTATTTTGTAGATCAGCTCAATCCAGAGATGTATTCTCTTGGTTACCATTGTGTTTATATGAAGAAAGTAAGAGGTGTAATGGAAGGAGAGGCAacattttacaagaaaaatagaTTTGAAATGACTGATCAGAAGGGAGTGGTTTATAATGAGCTGGCAGCAAAG GCATGTGAAAAGGCTAACCTTTCCAACGATGCCCGGGAGAGTGTATTGTCTTACATTGAACGGGATCACCTGGTTCTTTTTACAAAGCTACAAGAtatcaaaacaaagaaaacagtcTGCATTGGAAATACACATCTACTGTTTGATGACTATAAGAACATTGATGTTATAACAGTACAG GCAGGTTTAGCTATCAACGCCATGATAGATTTTGCTGGGGGTGTAGACCACGCCCACATCCTATGTGGAGATTTCAACCAGGAACCTCATATGACTGGATATCAGCTGATGCATGATGGGAAACTCAATACTGATGGAGAGCAATTTATCCGTCAATACCCAATCAAGAttggaaacaaaagaaaa AGTCTACTTGATGTCTTGCCTCTGTGTTTCAAGCATAACTCGGTTGGGTTGAAAAGTGCCTACAAAACAGTTGCT ggcGAAGAAATACCCTTTTCAGACGTAGATGATTATCTTGGGGTGGAGTGGTCAGATGTGATTAAAGACCCAGCAGAGATCATTGAACCACCTCCACCTAAACGCCCTCGCAAGGTTTTCAGAACGGACCCTTTAAAGTATGGCGAGAAGAAGTATATAGCTCCCTTGGATTACCAGTGGTTTGATTCTCATAGTTTGTCTTGCTATGGTGTTCTAGAAATGGTGGATGAAAGAGAAATTTTTCCATTTTATGCCTGTCCaaataagtatttttcttcagatCACTTGTCAGTCATGTGCAGATATAAATTTATGTAA